One Panicum virgatum strain AP13 chromosome 3N, P.virgatum_v5, whole genome shotgun sequence DNA segment encodes these proteins:
- the LOC120667282 gene encoding uncharacterized protein LOC120667282 isoform X1 — MDLQEHHDLIFGEEFCFPTTTTYYPPLYAPAGINVPTQLYQHQTMSRCDNRAPNYTGHQAQGTSCMYYVVPEYGITHSPHEPHPLHPCALGDGRFVRTQEYRAETVEHTYHQPVPAPHCAALPSAADMTPATTAQSLAYTNGLFVPGGHKQTVAVTSERVVAWNQSVQQATTSSMEFQGHTLLPKEQPRRPAPWKRQFSGEATVPARFPPARRASQKSPQVAVPSVRSSLHPNLSYNNEVTNVGSDLCRMLSTERSQPYVRASGYANRRLSSMSEQNRSKAKMPMGSMSSEIVVKSYTSRLLIGNPEGKIIIRTDQYNRDDFQVVYPNAKFFVIKSYNESDVHKSIKYGVWSTSSVGNRKLDAAFREAQAIAASSSTLCPVFLFFSVNESFNFCGVAEMVGPVDYQNDMDFWCKDKWTGSFPVKWHIIKNIRNYTFRSILLQNNEYKRVTWSRDTQEIHYTPGTTMLELFKYTRAEGCVLDDFMVHEEKEARCRQLQRFKLRPGAPRFIPAWHGPRTSPVLPKLDSMLMDRIVSGTNNLTDNLQNLNLDTHHGSWQESGNLTREASTTNKQKESHCYGNQVHENPVKARPSPTPTYQPVASDVKSASAGEQQCWKKVDIIPTGKPQPETVARVSLKAPPEEHRKEGKNTLVHSASGAPEITCEEEKIVGKPCSPAFDSTTSKACSKPLPDAVAIGSMLIPITTSN; from the exons ATGGATCTTCAGGAGCATCACGACCTCATATTTGGAGAGGAGTTCTGTTTTCCCACTACCACAACTTACTATCCACCTCTTTATGCTCCAGCTG GAATTAATGTGCCTACCCAGTTGTATCAGCACCAGACAATGTCAAGATGTGACAATCGAGCTCCAAATTACACG GGTCACCAGGCGCAAGGCACATCATGCATGTATTATGTTGTACCTGAATATGGGATCACCCATTCTCCCCATGAACCTCACCCTTTGCACCCTTGTGCTTTAGGCGATGGTAGGTTTGTCAGAACCCAAGAGTATCGAGCTGAAACTGTGGAGCACACATACCATCAGCCAGTTCCTGCACCCCACTGTGCTGCCCTTCCATCTGCAGCGGACATGACCCCAGCTACCACCGCTCAATCTCTTGCATACACCAATGGCCTGTTTGTCCCCGGCGGACATAAGCAAACTGTAGCTGTTACCTCAGAAAGGGTTGTTGCATGGAATCAATCGGTACAGCAAGCTACTACTTCTTCAATGGAATTTCAAGGCCATACTTTGCTACCAAAGGAACAACCACGTAGGCCAGCCCCATGGAAGCGACAATTCTCTGGTGAGGCCACAGTGCCAGCTAGATTTCCTCCTGCTCGACGG GCATCACAGAAGTCTCCGCAAGTGGCAGTTCCTTCTGTCCGGTCTTCACTGCATCCTAATCTGTCGTACAACAATGAAGTTACAAATGTTGGATCTGACCTTTGTAGGATGTTGTCAACTGAGAGATCACAACCATATGTAAGAGCCAGCGGCTATGCTAATCGAAGGTTGAGTTCCATGAGTGAGCAGAACAGAAGTAAAGCAAAAATGCCAATGGGTTCTATGTCCTCAGAAATAGTTGTAAAATCCTATACATCAAGGCTCCTTATTGGCAACCCAGAGGGTAAAATAATCATTAGGACTGATCAATATAACAGAGATGATTTCCAGGTGGTGTATCCAAATGCAAAATTCTTTGTTATAAAGTCCTATAATGAGTCAGATGTTCACAAATCTATCAAGTATGGTGTGTGGTCGACTTCCTCTGTTGGAAACCGGAAGCTGGATGCTGCATTCAGAGAGGCTCAAGCTATAGCTGCTAGTAGTTCTACCTTGTGCCCAGTTTTTCTGTTCTTTTCA GTCAATGAAAGTTTCAATTTCTGTGGAGTTGCTGAGATGGTTGGCCCTGTCGACTACCAAAACGACATGGATTTTTGGTGCAAGGATAAATGGACTGGCAGCTTTCCTGTAAAGTGGCACATCATTAAAAACATACGCAACTACACCTTCCGAAGTATCTTGCTGCAGAACAATGAGTATAAACGTGTGACCTGGAGCCGAGATACACAAGAG ATACACTACACTCCTGGAACAACTATGCTTGAACTCTTCAAATATACCAGAGCAGAGGGATGTGTGCTTGATGACTTCATGGTGCATGAGGAGAAGGAAGCAAGATGTAGACAACTCCAGAGGTTTAAGCTGCGCCCGGGTGCTCCACGTTTTATACCTGCATGGCATGGCCCTCGTACTTCACCTGTGCTGCCCAAATTAGATAGCATGCTGATGGACAGAATTGTCAGCGGGACAAACAATCTGACTGACAATCTACAGAACCTCAATTTGGACACGCACCATGGTTCATGGCAAGAATCTGGGAACCTCACTAGGGAAGCTTCCACAACAAACAAACAGAAAGAAAGCCATTGCTATGGAAACCAGGTCCATGAGAATCCTGTGAAGGCAAGACCATCTCCAACTCCAACATACCAGCCTGTGGCTTCAGACGTGAAATCTGCTTCAGCTGGAGAACAGCAATGCTGGAAGAAGGTTGATATCATCCCAACTGGAAAACCACAACCAGAAACTGTTGCCAGAGTGTCGTTGAAGGCACCACCTGAGGAGCATCGAAAAGAAGGTAAAAATACCTTGGTGCACAGTGCATCAGGAGCTCCTGAGATTACTTGTGAAGAAGAGAAGATCGTTGGGAAGCCCTGTTCACCTGCGTTTGATTCAACGACAAGCAAAGCCTGCTCAAAACCACTGCCTGATGCTGTTGCCATTGGGTCAATGCTTATCCCGATAACAACGTCCAATTAG
- the LOC120667282 gene encoding uncharacterized protein LOC120667282 isoform X2: protein MDLQEHHDLIFGEEFCFPTTTTYYPPLYAPAGINVPTQLYQHQTMSRCDNRAPNYTGHQAQGTSCMYYVVPEYGITHSPHEPHPLHPCALGDGRFVRTQEYRAETVEHTYHQPVPAPHCAALPSAADMTPATTAQSLAYTNGLFVPGGHKQTVAVTSERVVAWNQSVQQATTSSMEFQGHTLLPKEQPRRPAPWKRQFSGEATVPARFPPARRASQKSPQVAVPSVRSSLHPNLSYNNEVTNVGSDLCRMLSTERSQPYVRASGYANRRLSSMSEQNRSKAKMPMGSMSSEIVVKSYTSRLLIGNPEGKIIIRTDQYNRDDFQVVYPNAKFFVIKSYNESDVHKSIKYGVWSTSSVGNRKLDAAFREAQAIAASSSTLCPVFLFFSVNESFNFCGVAEMVGPVDYQNDMDFWCKDKWTGSFPVKWHIIKKIHYTPGTTMLELFKYTRAEGCVLDDFMVHEEKEARCRQLQRFKLRPGAPRFIPAWHGPRTSPVLPKLDSMLMDRIVSGTNNLTDNLQNLNLDTHHGSWQESGNLTREASTTNKQKESHCYGNQVHENPVKARPSPTPTYQPVASDVKSASAGEQQCWKKVDIIPTGKPQPETVARVSLKAPPEEHRKEGKNTLVHSASGAPEITCEEEKIVGKPCSPAFDSTTSKACSKPLPDAVAIGSMLIPITTSN from the exons ATGGATCTTCAGGAGCATCACGACCTCATATTTGGAGAGGAGTTCTGTTTTCCCACTACCACAACTTACTATCCACCTCTTTATGCTCCAGCTG GAATTAATGTGCCTACCCAGTTGTATCAGCACCAGACAATGTCAAGATGTGACAATCGAGCTCCAAATTACACG GGTCACCAGGCGCAAGGCACATCATGCATGTATTATGTTGTACCTGAATATGGGATCACCCATTCTCCCCATGAACCTCACCCTTTGCACCCTTGTGCTTTAGGCGATGGTAGGTTTGTCAGAACCCAAGAGTATCGAGCTGAAACTGTGGAGCACACATACCATCAGCCAGTTCCTGCACCCCACTGTGCTGCCCTTCCATCTGCAGCGGACATGACCCCAGCTACCACCGCTCAATCTCTTGCATACACCAATGGCCTGTTTGTCCCCGGCGGACATAAGCAAACTGTAGCTGTTACCTCAGAAAGGGTTGTTGCATGGAATCAATCGGTACAGCAAGCTACTACTTCTTCAATGGAATTTCAAGGCCATACTTTGCTACCAAAGGAACAACCACGTAGGCCAGCCCCATGGAAGCGACAATTCTCTGGTGAGGCCACAGTGCCAGCTAGATTTCCTCCTGCTCGACGG GCATCACAGAAGTCTCCGCAAGTGGCAGTTCCTTCTGTCCGGTCTTCACTGCATCCTAATCTGTCGTACAACAATGAAGTTACAAATGTTGGATCTGACCTTTGTAGGATGTTGTCAACTGAGAGATCACAACCATATGTAAGAGCCAGCGGCTATGCTAATCGAAGGTTGAGTTCCATGAGTGAGCAGAACAGAAGTAAAGCAAAAATGCCAATGGGTTCTATGTCCTCAGAAATAGTTGTAAAATCCTATACATCAAGGCTCCTTATTGGCAACCCAGAGGGTAAAATAATCATTAGGACTGATCAATATAACAGAGATGATTTCCAGGTGGTGTATCCAAATGCAAAATTCTTTGTTATAAAGTCCTATAATGAGTCAGATGTTCACAAATCTATCAAGTATGGTGTGTGGTCGACTTCCTCTGTTGGAAACCGGAAGCTGGATGCTGCATTCAGAGAGGCTCAAGCTATAGCTGCTAGTAGTTCTACCTTGTGCCCAGTTTTTCTGTTCTTTTCA GTCAATGAAAGTTTCAATTTCTGTGGAGTTGCTGAGATGGTTGGCCCTGTCGACTACCAAAACGACATGGATTTTTGGTGCAAGGATAAATGGACTGGCAGCTTTCCTGTAAAGTGGCACATCATTAAAA AGATACACTACACTCCTGGAACAACTATGCTTGAACTCTTCAAATATACCAGAGCAGAGGGATGTGTGCTTGATGACTTCATGGTGCATGAGGAGAAGGAAGCAAGATGTAGACAACTCCAGAGGTTTAAGCTGCGCCCGGGTGCTCCACGTTTTATACCTGCATGGCATGGCCCTCGTACTTCACCTGTGCTGCCCAAATTAGATAGCATGCTGATGGACAGAATTGTCAGCGGGACAAACAATCTGACTGACAATCTACAGAACCTCAATTTGGACACGCACCATGGTTCATGGCAAGAATCTGGGAACCTCACTAGGGAAGCTTCCACAACAAACAAACAGAAAGAAAGCCATTGCTATGGAAACCAGGTCCATGAGAATCCTGTGAAGGCAAGACCATCTCCAACTCCAACATACCAGCCTGTGGCTTCAGACGTGAAATCTGCTTCAGCTGGAGAACAGCAATGCTGGAAGAAGGTTGATATCATCCCAACTGGAAAACCACAACCAGAAACTGTTGCCAGAGTGTCGTTGAAGGCACCACCTGAGGAGCATCGAAAAGAAGGTAAAAATACCTTGGTGCACAGTGCATCAGGAGCTCCTGAGATTACTTGTGAAGAAGAGAAGATCGTTGGGAAGCCCTGTTCACCTGCGTTTGATTCAACGACAAGCAAAGCCTGCTCAAAACCACTGCCTGATGCTGTTGCCATTGGGTCAATGCTTATCCCGATAACAACGTCCAATTAG